One segment of Tachyglossus aculeatus isolate mTacAcu1 chromosome 16, mTacAcu1.pri, whole genome shotgun sequence DNA contains the following:
- the RCC1 gene encoding regulator of chromosome condensation has protein sequence MSAKRSAKRTPPSEPAVPDSKKVKVSHPSHRAEPGLVLTLGQGDVGQLGLGEDVMERKKPALVALPERIVQAEAGGMHTVCLGESGTIYSFGCNDEGALGRDTTAEGSETTPGKVELPARAVQVSAGDSHTAALTEDGRVFLWGSFRDNNGVIGLLEPMKRSAVPVQVQLDAPVIKVASGNDHLVMLTADGELYTSGCGEQGQLGRVPELFANRGGRKGLGRLLVPQCVVLKAKGSRGSVRFQDVFCGAYFTFAVSREGHVYGFGLSNYHQLGTEGTEPCFAPQNLTSFKNSTKSWVGFSGGQHHTICLDSEGTAHSLGRAEYGRLGLGAGAEEKSVPTPIPTLPAVSSVACGASVGYAVAKDGRVFAWGMGTNFQLGTGEEDDAWSPVEMAGKQLENRLVLSVSSGGQHTVLLVKDRGQS, from the exons ATGTCGGCGAAGCGCTCCGCCAAGAGGACCCCCCCCTCTGAACCGGCTGTGCCCGACAGCAAGAAGGTTAAAG TCTCGCACCCGTCACACCGGGCGGAGCCCGGCCTGGTGCTGACCCTGGGCCAGGGGGACGTGGGGCAGCTGGGCCTGGGCGAAGACGTGATGGAGCGGAAGAAGCCGGCCCTGGTGGCACTGCCGGAGAGGATCGTGCAGGCGGAAGCCGGGGGGATGCACACCGTGTGCCTGGGCGAGAGCGGCACC atctaCTCGTTTGGCTGCAACGACGAGGGCGCGCTGGGCCGGGACACGACGGCGGAGGGCTCCGAGACCACCCCCGGGAAGGTGGAGCTGCCGGCCAGGGCGGTGCAGGTGTCGGCGGGGGACAGCCACACGGCAGCGCTGACCGAGGATGGCCGGGTCTTCCTCTGGGGGTCCTTCCGG gaCAACAATGGGGTGATCGGGCTGCTGGAGCCCATGAAAAGGAGCGCCGTCCCCGTGCAGGTGCAGCTGGACGCACCCGTCATCAAAGTGGCTTCGG GCAACGACCACCTGGTGATGCTGACGGCCGACGGGGAGCTGTATACCTCCGGCTGCGGGGAGCAGGGCCAGCTGGGCAGGGTGCCCGAGCTGTTTGCCAACCGCGGGGGCAGGAAAGGACTGG GTCGCCTGCTGGTCCCCCAGTGCGTCGTGCTGAAGGCCAAGGGCAGCCGGGGCTCCGTGCGCTTCCAGGACGTGTTCTGCGGCGCCTACTTCACCTTCGCCGTCAGCCGTGAGGGCCACGTGTACGGCTTCGGCCTCTCCAACTACCACCAGCTGG GGACCGAGGGCACCGAGCCCTGCTTCGCGCCACAGAACCTGACCTCGTTCAAGAACTCGACCAAGTCCTGGGTGGGCTTCTCAGGGGGACAGCACCACACCATCTGCCTGGACTCGGAGG GGACGGCCCACAGCCTGGGCCGGGCGGAGTACGGCCgtctggggttgggggcgggggcggaggagaAGAGCGTCCCCACGCCCATCCCCACGCTGCCCGCCGTCTCGTCTGTCGCCTGTGGAGCATCTGTGGGCTATGCTGTGGCTAAGGACG GTAGAGTCTTCGCCTGGGGCATGGGCACCAACTTCCAGCTGGGTACTGGAGAAGAGGATGATGCTTGGAGCCCCGTGGAGATGGCGGGCAAGCAGCTGGAGAACCGCCTGGTCCTCTCGGTATCCAGTGGGGGCCAGCACACCGTCCTCCTGGTCAAAGACAGGGGCCAGAGCTGA
- the LOC119938596 gene encoding tRNA selenocysteine 1-associated protein 1 → MAASLWMGDLEPYMDENFISRAFATMGETVLSVKIIRNRLTGIPAGYCFVEFADLGTAEKCLHKINGKPLPGATPSKRFKLNYATYGKQPDNSPEYSLFVGDLSPDVDDGILYEFFVKAYPSCRGGKVVLDPAGISKGYGFVKFTDELEQKRALTECQGAVGLGLKPVRLSVAIPKANRVKTVEYSQMYNYNYNQYYQQYQNYYAQWGYDQNTGSYSYSYPHYGYTQSTMQTYEEVGDDALEDPTPQLDVSEANREFMEQSEELYEALMECHWQPLDSVLAEIPASL, encoded by the exons ATGGCGGCCAGCCTGTGGATGGGGGAC CTGGAGCCCTACATGGATGAGAATTTTATCTCCAGAGCCTTTGCCACCATGGGGGAGACCGTGCTGAGCGTCAAGATCATCCGCAACAGACTGACAGG AATCCCTGCCGGCTACTGCTTCGTCGAGTTCGCCGATTTGGGCACCGCGGAGAAGTGCTTGCACAAAATCAACGGGAAGCCCCTCCCGGGGGCCACTCCG TCCAAGCGCTTCAAGCTGAACTATGCCACGTACGGGAAACAGCCGGATAACAG CCCCGAGTACTCACTCTTCGTGGGGGACCTGAGCCCAGATGTGGACGATGGCATCTTGTACGAGTTCTTCGTCAAGGCCTACCCTTCCTgccgagggggcaaggtggtactGGACCCCGCCGGCATCTCCAA GGGCTACGGCTTCGTGAAGTTCACGGACGAGCTGGAGCAGAAACGGGCGCTGACGGAGTGCCAGGGCGCCGTGGGGCTCGGCTTGAAGCCAGTGCGTTTGAGTGTGGCCATCCCCAAAGC GAACCGGGTGAAGACGGTGGAGTACAGCCAGATGTACAATTACAATTACAACCAGTACTACCAGCAGTACCAGAACTACTACGCCCAGTGGGGGTACGACCAGAACACGGGCAGCTACAGCTACAGCTACCCGCACTACGGCTACACCCAGAGCACCATGCAG acgtaCGAAGAAGTGGGTGATGATGCCTTGGAAG ACCCCACACCTCAACTGGACGTGAGTGAAGCCAACAGGGAGTTCATGGAGCAGAGCGAGGAGCTGTACGAGGCCCTGATGGAGTGTCACTGGCAGCCGCTGGACTCAGTCCTGGCCGAGATCCCGGCCAGCCTCTAG